The following coding sequences are from one Bos mutus isolate GX-2022 unplaced genomic scaffold, NWIPB_WYAK_1.1 CTG1604, whole genome shotgun sequence window:
- the LOC102266534 gene encoding LOW QUALITY PROTEIN: olfactory receptor 9G19 (The sequence of the model RefSeq protein was modified relative to this genomic sequence to represent the inferred CDS: inserted 1 base in 1 codon), with amino-acid sequence MDEKKYTTVKEFILLGFMTDSCLQTVLFYIFLIIYISSLLGNITLISLICADSWLHTPMYFFNGNLSFLGLWYASVYAPKXLMTCISDDKRISFAGCLAQFFFSAGLANSECYLLAAMAYDRYVAISNPLLYSQAMSPNLCTSLAAAAYFSGFVNSTIITSETFTLSFCRNNVIDDFFCDLPPLVKLACDVKESYQAVLYFILASNIITPAVLILASYFFIIAALLKIRSTQGRLKAFSTCGFHLTAVTLYYVSILFIYSRPSTSYALEREKVVSVFYTVVIPLLNPLIYSLRNKDVKDALRKMLDRAKFL; translated from the exons atggatgaaaaaaaatataCCACAGTGAAGGAGTTCATACTTTTAGGATTTATGACAGACTCATGTTTACAGACAGTTCTCTTTTATATCTTCCTCATCATATATATCAGCAGTCTTTTAGGGAACATCACCCTGATTTCTCTGATCTGTGCTGATTCTTGGCTCCACACACCCATGTATTTCTTCAATGGGAATCTTTCATTCCTGGGTCTCTGGTATGCTTCCGTCTATGCCCCCA TCCTGATGACCTGCATCTCTGACGACAAGCGCATCTCTTTTGCTGGCTGCCTAGCTCAGTTCTTTTTCTCTGCTGGACTGGCCAACAGCGAGTGTTACCTGTTGGCTGCCATGGCTTATGACCGTTATGTGGCCATCTCTAACCCACTACTTTACTCCCAGGCCATGTCCCCAAATTTATGTACCAGTCTTGCTGCAGCTGCCTACTTTAGTGGCTTTGTGAACTCAACCATCATCACCAGTGAAACATTTACCTTGAGCTTCTGCAGGAACAATGTCATTGATGATTTCTTCTGTGACCTGCCCCCCCTTGTCAAGTTGGCCTGTGATGTGAAGGAAAGCTACCAGGCTGTGCTGTATTTCATACTTGCATCCAACATCATCACTCCTGCTGTGCTTATCCTTGCCTCCTATTTCTTCATCATTGCTGCCCTCTTGAAGATCCGCTCCACCCAAGGCCGCTTgaaggccttctccacctgtggctTTCACCTGACAGCTGTCACCTTGTACTATGTGTCAATTCTCTTCATTTACTCCCGGCCAAGTACCAGCtatgccctggagagggaaaaagtggTGTCTGTGTTCTACACAGTGGTGATTCCCTTGTTGAATCCCTTGATCTATAGCTTAAGAAATAAAGATGTTAAAGATGCCTTGAGGAAAATGTTAGATAGAGCAAAGTTTCTTTAG